aaaatgtcactgatatttaggatgcgttaACTGTCACTgttagcagcggccaaacaatggcagctagataaaacaatagtccttaaaaagactattgggtctctaacacctttaaCCAGTAAAACCTGACTAACaaaccaattcctgtccctacactatctgtcccttctgttgcagctctccctgactaagactgagttgaaccacgtgtcatcgggtgctatatagcacccgatgatgcgttcctgccagccaattactgttatgccagtagccaacatggctatgcaTTACAGTGACTGCCAGTACCTCCATGCATGTTTATTAACTGCGtaacagccaacaaacatgcggggaggagactagaGCATGCTCGAGTAAGAAAGTGTTCTGTCTAGCGATTGAGCTTCATAATAACCTGGTACTTTCTATTCTAAGATCAATTCTCAGCATTTATTCATTACCATTACAGGCAAGATTATAACGAAAGTTATCATCTGTATATAGAAATGTTGATATTACTAGATTACACCATTTACACTTACGCTCACTTCCTTGCACCTCCATATACAATGGCATCTGCAcaatcacagagcatgcctataaCACTCTCACACAGATATCATAGAGTTGTCTCTAGACTACAGACTCTTATGATGTATGTTGCTATGATCACCCTCGTCATCACTACActcataatcatgtacagaaacCAAAAGACCAAAATAAaagcagaataaaaataaaaatatgtgacAATTTTCGCAGAGATGCATTATAACAAACAGTGACTATGAAAGTATTGAAAACAAGACCGATTTTAATACATACCTGTGTTTCTGTAATCAAAGCATTTTTTATGCTTTCACTTCCCATCCCTGATTCACCAGCATCAATTAGATTATCCACAGGAACATTGTGTTCAGGTTCAAGGAAAGCAAATTCCTGATTATTTGGGTCCAGAGTTACACAAACATCATACGAATATGGCAGAGGTAATGTTCCATTGAACTGTGAACAATATCTAGGGTCAACTTGTGGATATAGACTTGTACTCATGGATCCAAATGAAGTAGTTTTGGACTCTTTGTACTTGGAAATAACTGCAATACTCACAGTCaacataaataaaaaggaaattaatgccAAGGCTATTACTAAGTAGAATTGTAGGTTGGACTGAGATTCCTCCTTTTCAGACTGACTACTTAGTTCAGGAAGGACCTGATGGAAATGATCAGCAATCACCATATTTATAGTCACCGAAGATGTACGAGATGGAATCCCATTGTCTTTTACTAAAACCACAATTCCATTTTTCATGATGTCTCTTTCTTGAAATACACGTGATGTTCTGATCTCCCCCGTGTGCTGGTCAATGGTAAAGAGTGGCGGTTCAGAAGACTGAAAATAGTAGGACAACCAGGCATTGTGTCCAGAGTCAGCATCCACTGCCACCACTTTAGATACTAAAGATCCTTGTTCAGAGGTCCAAGGAACCATCTCAAATGTTGAGCTGTCAACCTCTGGTGATGGGTACAGAATAACAGGTGAATTATCATTCTGGTCTACTACATATATTCTTAGTGTTGCACTGCTGTTCAGAGATGGAGATCCATTGTCATTagcaaagatttggatattaaaTTCTTTATGCTTTTCATAATCAAATGACTGTTGAGCATAGATTATGCCAGTTATTGGATTCACAGAGATATGTGAAGACAGGGATTCTGCGTAATTACCATTGGTCATTATAGAATAGGTTATCTTAGCATTATCTTCGCTGTCTATATCTGTTGCATGAACACTAAAAATTGAAGCTCCTGGTAAATTATTTTCTGGTATAAATGCAGTGTAACCTAATTTCTCAAACATTGGTGCATTGTCATTTATATCGGATATATCAAGCAAAATAACTTTTCTAGAAGTCATTCCAGGAGACCCTTTGTCTGTAGCTTGTATTGTGATGTTGTAAGATGATAACTTTTCTCTATCTAGACTACTTTTTGTAACAATTTTATAAAAATTATTGGCTGAAGGTATCAACTCAAATGGCAAATACTCTTTTATTAAACATTGAACCTCACCATTTTCTCCTGAGTCACGGTCATTTACTTTAATTAAAGCCACGACTGTTCCAAGGGCTGAATCCTCAGTAATCTTAGTCAACATTGACATTATGGATATCTCAGGAGCATTGTCATTTTCGTCTATTAATTCTATTAGAACCTTGGCTTTGGTTGGTAGGCCACCTCCATCCTCTGCTTGCACCAAAATCTCAAAGGATTTTGTCGTTTCATAATCTAAATATCCTTTTGTTTTAATTTCTCCACTTCTAGGATTGATAAAAAAGGCATCAAGAATGTGTCCTGCTGTTGTGCTAAATGAGTAGGTAACTTGTGCATTGACACCTTCATCTTCGTCACTTGCACTGACCTGCAGAATTGTTGAATTCACCGGTATATTTTCCCTAACACTTACTTTATATACATCCTGTGTAAATATTGGAGAATTATCATTGATATCACTGATAATGATATTAATTAAGGCAGTGCCTGTCTGTACAGGATTTCCACCATCAGAAGCTGTTAGAATAAGTTCATGCTTGTCTTGTGTCTCTCGGTCTAGAGGTTTCTCTAGTATAAGCTCTGGAAATACACTGCCATCAGAGCTGACCTTCTCTCCAAGAGCAAAATACTGGTTTTTACTGAGTGTGTAGCTTAACAGAGAATTAACACCCACATCCAAATCTTCTGCATTTTGTAAAAGAAATCTTCTTCCTGGAGAGGTTGATTCACTCATTTGTATTTTAATCTTTTCATGGGCAAATTTAGGAATATTGTCATTTATATCCTGAATATCAATGTTAACACTGAAGAAATTTAATGGATTGTCCACCATAGCATCAAATGTAAGGACACAATCAGCTATAGCTCTACACAATGTCTCTCTGTCTATCCTGTTAGCAATGCATAGATTTCCATTATCCAGATTTATACTGAAATATTTCTCTGACACATCAGATACAATGTGTAATTTCCTTGAGGAGAGATCCTTAACATCTAATCCAAGGTCCTTTGCTAAATTCCCAACAATTGAACCTTTTCTTAATTCTTCATTAATAGAATAATGAATCTGACCAGAGACTGAATGACAAATCCAGGAAAATAAGAAGGGAAATATTACTTGCCATCTGATTCTTTGCATTGCTTGTCCTTCCTGTAGTTGTAATCCATTCATCCTTCTTCTTACCAGAAAAATAATggtaaatttttatatttataatccaGGA
The Bufo gargarizans isolate SCDJY-AF-19 chromosome 2, ASM1485885v1, whole genome shotgun sequence genome window above contains:
- the LOC122928299 gene encoding protocadherin gamma-B1-like isoform X15 → MNGLQLQEGQAMQRIRWQVIFPFLFSWICHSVSGQIHYSINEELRKGSIVGNLAKDLGLDVKDLSSRKLHIVSDVSEKYFSINLDNGNLCIANRIDRETLCRAIADCVLTFDAMVDNPLNFFSVNIDIQDINDNIPKFAHEKIKIQMSESTSPGRRFLLQNAEDLDVGVNSLLSYTLSKNQYFALGEKVSSDGSVFPELILEKPLDRETQDKHELILTASDGGNPVQTGTALINIIISDINDNSPIFTQDVYKVSVRENIPVNSTILQVSASDEDEGVNAQVTYSFSTTAGHILDAFFINPRSGEIKTKGYLDYETTKSFEILVQAEDGGGLPTKAKVLIELIDENDNAPEISIMSMLTKITEDSALGTVVALIKVNDRDSGENGEVQCLIKEYLPFELIPSANNFYKIVTKSSLDREKLSSYNITIQATDKGSPGMTSRKVILLDISDINDNAPMFEKLGYTAFIPENNLPGASIFSVHATDIDSEDNAKITYSIMTNGNYAESLSSHISVNPITGIIYAQQSFDYEKHKEFNIQIFANDNGSPSLNSSATLRIYVVDQNDNSPVILYPSPEVDSSTFEMVPWTSEQGSLVSKVVAVDADSGHNAWLSYYFQSSEPPLFTIDQHTGEIRTSRVFQERDIMKNGIVVLVKDNGIPSRTSSVTINMVIADHFHQVLPELSSQSEKEESQSNLQFYLVIALALISFLFMLTVSIAVISKYKESKTTSFGSMSTSLYPQVDPRYCSQFNGTLPLPYSYDVCVTLDPNNQEFAFLEPEHNVPVDNLIDAGESGMGSESIKNALITETQQGQPNTDWRFTQAQRPGPSGSC
- the LOC122928299 gene encoding protocadherin gamma-B1-like isoform X11, with product MNGLQLQEGQAMQRIRWQVIFPFLFSWICHSVSGQIHYSINEELRKGSIVGNLAKDLGLDVKDLSSRKLHIVSDVSEKYFSINLDNGNLCIANRIDRETLCRAIADCVLTFDAMVDNPLNFFSVNIDIQDINDNIPKFAHEKIKIQMSESTSPGRRFLLQNAEDLDVGVNSLLSYTLSKNQYFALGEKVSSDGSVFPELILEKPLDRETQDKHELILTASDGGNPVQTGTALINIIISDINDNSPIFTQDVYKVSVRENIPVNSTILQVSASDEDEGVNAQVTYSFSTTAGHILDAFFINPRSGEIKTKGYLDYETTKSFEILVQAEDGGGLPTKAKVLIELIDENDNAPEISIMSMLTKITEDSALGTVVALIKVNDRDSGENGEVQCLIKEYLPFELIPSANNFYKIVTKSSLDREKLSSYNITIQATDKGSPGMTSRKVILLDISDINDNAPMFEKLGYTAFIPENNLPGASIFSVHATDIDSEDNAKITYSIMTNGNYAESLSSHISVNPITGIIYAQQSFDYEKHKEFNIQIFANDNGSPSLNSSATLRIYVVDQNDNSPVILYPSPEVDSSTFEMVPWTSEQGSLVSKVVAVDADSGHNAWLSYYFQSSEPPLFTIDQHTGEIRTSRVFQERDIMKNGIVVLVKDNGIPSRTSSVTINMVIADHFHQVLPELSSQSEKEESQSNLQFYLVIALALISFLFMLTVSIAVISKYKESKTTSFGSMSTSLYPQVDPRYCSQFNGTLPLPYSYDVCVTLDPNNQEFAFLEPEHNVPVDNLIDAGESGMGSESIKNALITETQQGQPNTDWRFTQAQRPGPSGTQQPTEEAGVWPNNQFETERLQAMILASANEAAEGTSAIGGGTNTMGLSARYGPQFTLQHVPDYRQNIYIPGTTSTLTNAAGKRDGKAGAPSGNKKKSGKKEKK